From Paraburkholderia sabiae, a single genomic window includes:
- the speB gene encoding agmatinase — translation MDKSEVIRGDGAIRRESPYGSSKENTYAGVVSFMRRLYTKDLTGIDLAVTGVPLDIATTNRPGARLGPRAIRSASSQLGVLLPYPWGINPFDDYAVIDYGDCWLDVHNPATVKETIVAHARTILASGAKMLTLGGDHYISYPLLVAHAEKYGNALSVIHFDAHCDTWPDDQPESLNHGSMFYKAVKEGLIDPHRSVQIGIRTWNDDFMGFHVLDAPWVHEHGVKATIERIVSVVGNRPAYFTFDVDGLDPAFAPGTGTPVPGGLSTAQAFSIIRGLGAIDLIGADVVEVAPAYDHADITALAAAHVASELVCLFRHRAKSGKAISNTAT, via the coding sequence ATGGACAAAAGCGAAGTCATACGCGGCGACGGCGCGATTCGTCGCGAGTCGCCATACGGTTCATCGAAGGAAAACACCTATGCCGGTGTCGTGTCCTTCATGAGGCGGCTCTACACGAAAGATCTAACGGGTATCGACCTTGCCGTGACAGGCGTGCCGCTGGACATCGCAACGACGAACCGGCCCGGCGCGCGTCTCGGGCCTCGCGCGATCCGTTCGGCGAGCAGCCAGCTCGGCGTGCTGCTTCCGTATCCGTGGGGTATCAATCCGTTCGACGACTATGCGGTGATCGACTACGGCGATTGCTGGCTCGACGTGCACAACCCGGCGACGGTGAAGGAGACGATCGTCGCGCACGCGCGCACCATCCTTGCGTCGGGCGCGAAGATGCTGACGCTAGGCGGCGACCATTACATCAGCTATCCATTGCTGGTTGCGCATGCGGAGAAGTATGGCAACGCATTGTCGGTAATTCATTTCGATGCGCACTGCGATACATGGCCCGACGACCAGCCGGAAAGCCTCAATCATGGTTCGATGTTTTACAAAGCCGTCAAGGAAGGTTTGATCGACCCGCATCGTTCCGTGCAAATCGGCATCCGTACATGGAACGACGATTTCATGGGCTTTCACGTTCTGGATGCACCGTGGGTACATGAACATGGCGTCAAGGCCACGATAGAGCGCATCGTGTCGGTGGTCGGAAATCGTCCGGCGTACTTCACGTTCGATGTCGATGGACTCGATCCCGCATTTGCGCCGGGCACGGGAACGCCTGTACCCGGCGGTCTTTCCACAGCTCAGGCGTTCTCGATCATCCGTGGGCTCGGCGCAATCGACCTGATTGGCGCGGACGTCGTGGAGGTCGCTCCGGCTTATGACCACGCGGATATCACGGCGCTGGCGGCCGCGCACGTAGCGAGCGAGCTGGTTTGCCTGTTCCGGCATCGCGCGAAGAGTGGCAAAGCGATATCGAACACTGCGACGTGA
- the ggt gene encoding gamma-glutamyltransferase produces the protein MRDFEQPGRSLVMSKDGMAATSHPASTLAAVKILEAGGNAMDAAIAACAVQCVVEPGSTGIGGDCFALYSRGGSDDIVAFNGSGWAPKAASVSMLASMGVSSIERHSPHAVTVPGAVDAWATLARDHGSMPFKSLFASAIRLASEGYAVAPRAAADWANQAAVLRLDKTSREQMLIDGTSPAAGTLHRQPLLAKSLMAIAEAGPRVFYEGFIAEDIVACLQGKGGLHTLDDFARYRGEYVKPIKASFRGYDVHECPPNGQGIIALLILKILEGFDATDDPLGADRIHREIEATRLAYSIRDALLGDPRGQPLDIEELLSDETVSKLRARISLDHAMTDVSTHRPADHKDTVYICVVDKDRNCASFINSLFHPFGSGIMAPHSGVMLHNRGQSFTVEEGHPNAIAPHARPMHTIIPGMVTKDGKVQMTFGVMGGHYQAMGHAHFLSKVLDYGIDMQSAISLPRVFPQPGTGIVEAESTLSAATRDELTKRGFRLAPPNWAIGGAQAIRIDWENGTLTGASDHRKDGCALGI, from the coding sequence ATGAGAGATTTCGAGCAACCGGGCAGGTCGCTGGTGATGTCGAAAGATGGCATGGCGGCAACATCGCATCCCGCATCGACGCTGGCGGCAGTGAAGATTCTGGAGGCAGGCGGCAACGCAATGGATGCGGCGATCGCCGCGTGCGCGGTGCAATGCGTGGTCGAGCCGGGATCGACGGGAATCGGCGGCGACTGCTTCGCGCTGTATTCGCGTGGCGGCAGCGACGACATCGTCGCGTTCAACGGCTCAGGTTGGGCACCGAAGGCAGCCAGCGTATCCATGCTCGCGTCGATGGGCGTTTCATCGATCGAGCGCCATTCGCCGCATGCGGTCACTGTGCCGGGCGCCGTCGACGCGTGGGCGACGCTCGCGCGCGATCATGGCTCGATGCCGTTCAAATCGCTGTTCGCATCGGCGATCAGGCTTGCAAGCGAAGGCTACGCAGTGGCGCCGCGCGCAGCAGCCGACTGGGCGAATCAGGCCGCGGTACTGCGTCTGGACAAGACGAGCCGCGAGCAGATGCTGATCGACGGCACGTCACCGGCTGCGGGCACGCTTCACCGGCAGCCGTTGCTCGCGAAGTCGCTGATGGCCATTGCGGAAGCGGGGCCGCGTGTCTTCTATGAAGGCTTTATCGCGGAAGATATCGTCGCCTGTTTGCAGGGCAAGGGCGGCCTGCATACGCTCGACGATTTCGCGCGATATCGCGGCGAATACGTGAAGCCGATCAAGGCGAGCTTCCGTGGCTACGACGTGCATGAGTGTCCGCCGAACGGACAGGGCATCATCGCACTGCTGATACTGAAGATTCTCGAAGGATTCGATGCGACCGACGACCCGCTCGGCGCTGACCGGATTCATCGGGAAATCGAAGCGACGCGGCTGGCGTATTCGATTCGCGACGCGCTGCTAGGCGATCCGCGCGGGCAACCGCTCGATATCGAAGAGTTGCTGTCGGACGAAACCGTGTCGAAGCTGCGCGCGAGAATTTCCCTCGACCATGCGATGACCGACGTATCCACGCATCGTCCCGCCGATCACAAGGACACGGTCTATATCTGTGTCGTCGACAAGGATCGCAATTGCGCGAGCTTTATCAATTCGCTGTTTCATCCGTTCGGCAGCGGGATCATGGCGCCGCACAGCGGCGTGATGCTGCATAACCGTGGCCAGAGCTTTACCGTCGAGGAGGGGCATCCCAATGCGATCGCGCCGCACGCGAGACCGATGCACACCATCATTCCCGGCATGGTCACGAAAGACGGCAAGGTGCAGATGACCTTCGGCGTGATGGGCGGCCACTATCAGGCGATGGGACACGCGCATTTCTTATCGAAGGTGCTGGACTACGGAATCGACATGCAATCGGCGATCTCGTTGCCACGCGTATTTCCGCAACCGGGCACGGGTATCGTCGAAGCGGAATCCACATTGTCCGCCGCGACGCGCGACGAACTGACGAAACGTGGATTCAGGCTGGCGCCGCCGAACTGGGCTATCGGCGGTGCGCAGGCAATCCGGATCGACTGGGAAAACGGCACGCTGACAGGCGCGTCGGACCATCGCAAGGACGGCTGCGCGCTGGGCATCTGA
- a CDS encoding aspartate aminotransferase family protein, whose product MQNLKQNDIDHYLHPYTNLSLHREVGPMVIERGEGVYVYDAEGKRYIEGLGGLFCASLGFSEHRLADAADRQMRKLPFYHAFGHKSSEPSIRLAEKLISMAPVPMSKVFFANSGSEANDTAVKLIWYFNNAIGRPQKKKIISRARAYHGVTIASASLTGLPNNHRDFDLPVDRILHTDCPHFYRHGLPGESEEQFATRCAESLERLILAEGADTIAAFFAEPIMASGGVIVPPATYMEKIQAVLKRHDILLVADEVICGFGRTGNMFGSQTYGMQPDMITMAKQLSAGYLPISALMVNERIYKGLVTESEKIGTFGHGFTYSGHPVCAAVALETLKIYEEDGILEHVRAVTPHFQERVAELGRHPLVGEARGAGLLAAVELVADKESKEPFPPSEAVAAYAGTRALSHGLITRALGDTVNFCPPLIVSHAQIDEMFDAAKRALDDTLQWRKALHDK is encoded by the coding sequence ATGCAAAACCTGAAACAGAACGACATCGATCATTACCTGCATCCATACACCAATCTGAGTCTTCATCGCGAAGTCGGACCGATGGTGATCGAGCGCGGCGAGGGTGTGTACGTCTACGATGCAGAGGGCAAACGTTATATCGAAGGGCTCGGCGGGCTGTTCTGCGCATCGCTTGGCTTTAGCGAACATCGGCTCGCAGACGCAGCCGACCGGCAGATGAGAAAGCTGCCGTTCTATCACGCGTTCGGCCACAAGTCGTCGGAACCCTCAATCCGGCTGGCAGAGAAGTTGATTTCGATGGCGCCTGTGCCGATGTCGAAAGTGTTTTTCGCGAACTCCGGTTCCGAAGCCAACGACACCGCTGTCAAGCTGATCTGGTATTTCAACAACGCCATCGGCCGGCCGCAGAAGAAGAAAATCATTTCGCGCGCGCGTGCCTATCATGGGGTGACGATTGCGTCGGCGAGTCTCACCGGCTTGCCGAACAATCATCGCGACTTCGATCTGCCTGTCGACAGAATCCTGCACACCGACTGTCCGCACTTCTATCGTCATGGCTTGCCGGGCGAGAGTGAAGAGCAGTTCGCGACGCGTTGCGCCGAATCGCTGGAGCGGCTGATTCTCGCGGAGGGCGCGGACACCATCGCGGCGTTCTTTGCCGAGCCGATCATGGCGTCCGGTGGCGTGATCGTTCCGCCCGCCACCTACATGGAAAAGATTCAGGCGGTGCTTAAGCGGCATGACATTCTGCTCGTCGCCGATGAAGTCATTTGCGGTTTCGGCCGTACGGGAAACATGTTCGGCTCGCAGACCTACGGGATGCAGCCCGACATGATCACGATGGCCAAGCAGCTGTCCGCAGGCTATCTGCCGATTTCGGCGCTGATGGTCAACGAGCGGATCTACAAAGGCCTCGTGACCGAAAGCGAGAAGATCGGCACGTTTGGGCACGGCTTCACGTACAGCGGACATCCCGTGTGTGCAGCCGTCGCGCTGGAGACGCTGAAGATCTACGAGGAAGACGGCATTCTCGAACATGTGCGCGCCGTCACGCCGCACTTTCAGGAGCGCGTGGCGGAACTCGGCCGGCATCCTCTCGTTGGCGAAGCGCGCGGCGCCGGTCTGCTGGCAGCTGTCGAACTCGTCGCGGACAAAGAGAGCAAGGAGCCTTTTCCTCCGTCTGAAGCCGTGGCCGCCTATGCGGGCACGCGTGCCTTGTCGCACGGACTGATTACGCGCGCGCTGGGCGATACCGTCAATTTCTGTCCACCGCTGATCGTGTCTCACGCGCAGATCGACGAAATGTTCGATGCCGCAAAACGCGCGCTCGACGACACGCTCCAATGGCGCAAAGCGCTGCACGACAAATGA
- a CDS encoding ABC transporter ATP-binding protein translates to MNALTVENLHKRYGDNEVLKGVSLSAKRGDVISMIGSSGSGKSTFLRCINFLESPSSGRVSLNGSEVRTSTGGKGEIRISDPAQLRQMRTRLAMVFQHFNLWAHMTVLENVMEAPRHVLKLTKPEAIERAQRYLEQVGMTRFANAYPSHLSGGQQQRVAIARALAMEPEALLFDEPTSALDPELVGDVLKVMRDLAEEGRTMIVVTHEMGFAREVSNHVVFLHQGVVEEEGHPKEVLKTPKSERLQRFLSGAMK, encoded by the coding sequence ATGAACGCATTGACTGTCGAAAATCTGCACAAACGATACGGCGACAACGAAGTGCTCAAGGGCGTTTCGCTCTCGGCGAAAAGAGGCGACGTGATCAGCATGATCGGTTCGTCGGGTTCCGGTAAGAGCACCTTCCTGCGATGCATCAACTTTCTCGAATCGCCGTCGTCGGGACGTGTGAGCCTGAACGGCAGCGAAGTACGCACATCGACGGGCGGAAAAGGCGAAATCCGGATCAGCGATCCCGCGCAGTTGCGGCAGATGCGGACCCGGCTCGCAATGGTCTTTCAGCACTTCAATCTCTGGGCGCATATGACCGTGCTGGAAAACGTCATGGAAGCGCCCCGGCACGTGCTGAAGCTGACCAAACCCGAAGCCATCGAGCGCGCGCAGCGCTATCTGGAGCAGGTCGGCATGACGCGCTTCGCGAACGCCTACCCATCGCATCTGTCGGGCGGACAGCAGCAGCGGGTGGCCATTGCGCGCGCTCTCGCAATGGAGCCGGAAGCGTTGCTGTTCGACGAGCCGACATCGGCGCTGGACCCCGAACTCGTCGGCGATGTGCTCAAGGTCATGCGCGATCTCGCGGAAGAAGGCCGCACGATGATCGTGGTCACGCACGAAATGGGCTTTGCGCGCGAGGTCTCGAATCATGTTGTCTTTCTTCATCAAGGCGTGGTCGAGGAAGAAGGGCACCCAAAAGAAGTACTGAAAACGCCGAAAAGCGAGCGGCTGCAGCGTTTTCTCTCAGGGGCGATGAAGTAG
- a CDS encoding ABC transporter permease codes for MTYEQFGQLFSSYASGLWVTVQLTVLSLSLGLLIAIPLAVLRVSPKRVVSGSVAVYTWFMRGTPLLAQLMIVYYGFGQFQWMQDAWQRGNPVLSLLRDPYWCALIALTANTCAYTTEILAGALRATPYGEIEAAQAYGMSRMMAWRRILLPSALRRFIPAYSNEVILMLHGTSIVSAITIVDLTGVARDFYANYYAPFEAFISVGTVYFGLTTIITFLVRLTERRYLVYLRPQNFATLAKG; via the coding sequence ATGACATACGAACAATTCGGCCAACTGTTTTCTTCGTACGCGAGCGGCCTTTGGGTGACGGTGCAGTTGACGGTTCTCTCCCTCTCGCTAGGGCTTCTGATTGCGATTCCGCTAGCAGTACTGCGCGTGTCGCCGAAGCGCGTCGTAAGCGGGTCGGTCGCGGTGTACACATGGTTCATGCGCGGAACGCCGCTGCTCGCGCAACTGATGATCGTGTACTACGGCTTCGGCCAGTTCCAGTGGATGCAGGACGCCTGGCAGCGCGGCAATCCTGTTCTCTCGCTGTTGCGTGATCCGTACTGGTGCGCACTGATTGCATTGACGGCGAACACCTGCGCATACACGACTGAGATTCTGGCGGGAGCGCTACGCGCGACACCGTACGGCGAAATCGAAGCGGCACAGGCCTATGGCATGAGCCGCATGATGGCCTGGCGACGCATTCTTCTACCGTCGGCGCTGCGCCGGTTCATTCCCGCATACAGCAACGAAGTGATCCTGATGCTGCACGGAACGTCGATTGTGAGCGCCATCACGATCGTCGATCTGACGGGCGTCGCGCGCGATTTCTACGCGAACTATTACGCGCCGTTCGAAGCATTCATCTCGGTCGGGACGGTCTATTTCGGGCTGACGACCATCATCACATTCCTGGTGCGGCTCACCGAGCGCAGGTATCTGGTTTATCTGCGTCCCCAGAACTTTGCGACTCTCGCTAAAGGCTAA
- a CDS encoding ABC transporter permease, with translation MLELQRYFPALLQGAGITLILAVLSVVLAVCLGMVGAVAKLYGSRAVVSMASAYTTLIRGVPEFVMMLLVFYGGQLILNRIASLLGFHAPDVDAFVAAVLTIGFIFGAYFTETFRGAILSVPRGQMEAARAYGFSGWLAFRRILFPQMMRLALPAAVNNWLVLLKATAIASLIGLHDVMFIADQAGRTTQTPMTFYLAACAVYLVVTSGSTACLAKARTYLQRGVREGSLHR, from the coding sequence ATGCTCGAACTTCAGCGGTACTTCCCCGCGCTTTTGCAGGGTGCCGGGATCACGCTCATCCTCGCCGTTCTGTCGGTGGTACTCGCGGTGTGCCTCGGCATGGTCGGCGCGGTGGCGAAGCTCTACGGGTCGCGGGCGGTCGTATCGATGGCATCTGCCTATACGACGCTCATTCGCGGCGTGCCCGAGTTCGTCATGATGCTGCTCGTGTTTTACGGCGGGCAACTGATCCTCAACCGGATCGCCTCGTTACTCGGCTTTCATGCACCGGACGTCGACGCCTTCGTTGCAGCCGTGCTGACCATCGGCTTCATATTCGGCGCATATTTCACCGAGACCTTTCGCGGCGCAATTCTCAGCGTGCCGCGCGGGCAGATGGAGGCGGCGCGTGCATATGGCTTTTCCGGCTGGCTCGCGTTCCGGCGCATTCTGTTTCCGCAGATGATGCGTCTGGCGCTGCCTGCCGCCGTCAACAACTGGCTCGTGCTGCTGAAGGCGACGGCGATCGCGTCGCTGATCGGCCTGCACGATGTGATGTTCATCGCCGACCAGGCGGGCCGCACGACGCAGACGCCCATGACTTTCTATCTGGCCGCCTGCGCCGTCTATCTCGTGGTCACATCGGGCTCGACGGCCTGTCTCGCGAAGGCACGCACGTATCTTCAAAGAGGCGTTCGCGAAGGGAGTCTGCACCGATGA
- a CDS encoding ABC transporter substrate-binding protein encodes MKRLAKNLLGLAVCMLALNAYAKEWKDIRIGYEGAYPPFSSIQPDGKPVGFDIDMIHALCAQMHANCTLVQINWDGLIPALQAEKIDAIVASVAITAERKQKVDFTEKYYNSPRRLIASKTSPIKDATPAELKGKRVGVQRGTLADKYASAYWVQSGVQIVRYATQDEAYMDLRSGRLDAGLQDATAAYSAFLTKPEGANFKFVGQPILGATPEQKALLGEGYGIPVRKGDDDLKQQFNHAIEAIRANGTYQSIEKKYFDFDIY; translated from the coding sequence ATGAAACGACTTGCAAAGAATCTTCTGGGACTGGCCGTATGCATGCTTGCCTTGAACGCATATGCGAAGGAATGGAAAGACATCCGCATCGGCTATGAAGGCGCTTATCCGCCGTTCTCGTCGATTCAGCCGGACGGCAAACCGGTTGGTTTCGATATCGACATGATCCACGCGCTGTGTGCGCAAATGCACGCGAACTGCACGCTGGTGCAGATCAACTGGGACGGCCTGATTCCTGCATTGCAGGCCGAGAAGATCGACGCGATCGTCGCTTCCGTGGCTATCACGGCGGAGCGCAAACAGAAGGTCGACTTCACGGAAAAGTACTACAACTCGCCGCGCAGACTGATCGCATCGAAGACGAGTCCGATCAAGGACGCAACGCCCGCTGAACTGAAGGGCAAGCGCGTCGGCGTCCAGCGCGGCACGCTGGCTGACAAGTACGCGAGCGCGTACTGGGTGCAGAGCGGCGTGCAGATCGTGCGCTATGCAACGCAGGACGAGGCGTACATGGACCTTCGCTCCGGCCGTCTCGACGCAGGTTTGCAGGATGCGACCGCCGCCTATAGCGCGTTCCTGACCAAGCCGGAAGGTGCAAACTTCAAGTTCGTCGGACAGCCGATTCTCGGCGCGACGCCGGAACAGAAGGCATTGCTCGGCGAAGGCTACGGCATCCCCGTGCGCAAGGGCGATGACGATCTGAAGCAGCAATTCAATCACGCCATCGAAGCGATCCGTGCAAACGGCACCTATCAGTCGATCGAGAAGAAGTACTTCGACTTCGACATCTACTGA
- a CDS encoding GntR family transcriptional regulator, with product MEDSVHSFRAGFAATAEEEAYAYVLYRIRMGTYRAGDRLIPEEIAAEIDTSRMPVREAFRRLASEGLVVIRPNRGAIVRGLDADEMEEVFCMRGALEGLAAKMALPRITPTHVGELARLLEVMESHEQDAHQWVSAHRNFHEYLCQLSGRKRLVAQIAGLHTVVEPHMRLWLQLADKPMTSRDDHTTIIDAISSGDPVAVETAVREHIEATVPALRQWMTSNR from the coding sequence ATGGAAGACAGCGTTCATTCATTTCGTGCCGGGTTTGCGGCCACGGCGGAAGAAGAGGCCTACGCGTATGTGTTGTATCGCATCCGCATGGGTACATATCGCGCCGGTGACCGGTTGATTCCGGAAGAGATCGCCGCTGAGATCGACACGAGCCGCATGCCCGTACGCGAAGCATTCCGCCGACTCGCAAGCGAAGGACTCGTCGTCATCCGGCCGAATCGCGGGGCGATCGTTCGCGGGCTGGATGCCGACGAAATGGAAGAGGTCTTCTGCATGCGCGGCGCGCTCGAAGGGCTCGCGGCGAAGATGGCGCTTCCCCGAATCACGCCGACGCATGTCGGTGAACTCGCCCGGCTGCTGGAAGTCATGGAGAGCCACGAGCAGGACGCGCACCAGTGGGTCAGCGCGCACCGCAATTTCCACGAGTACCTGTGTCAGCTGAGCGGGCGCAAACGCCTTGTCGCACAGATTGCCGGTCTTCACACCGTCGTCGAACCCCACATGCGACTCTGGTTGCAACTCGCTGACAAGCCAATGACTTCGCGCGACGACCATACGACCATCATCGATGCCATCAGCAGCGGCGATCCCGTAGCCGTTGAAACCGCCGTGCGGGAGCACATCGAAGCGACCGTGCCGGCGCTGCGTCAGTGGATGACGTCGAATCGCTAA
- a CDS encoding DUF1223 domain-containing protein: MVIDSKAEVVGSNRTVANSAIDHAKQVAVMAAAVSATRENHSVSVFIGPGSGRARVLLAGYDGRDVTPVQRDENADHALAESNVVRGLATIDEWLGAALALSTNAINGEHLAVPLEADDGAIIGATLVGDVSVMLMH, encoded by the coding sequence ATGGTGATCGACAGCAAGGCAGAAGTGGTTGGTTCGAATCGCACTGTGGCGAACTCGGCCATCGACCATGCGAAGCAAGTCGCGGTGATGGCCGCTGCAGTCAGCGCCACGCGCGAAAATCACAGCGTCTCGGTGTTCATTGGACCTGGAAGCGGGCGCGCACGCGTGCTGCTAGCGGGCTACGATGGGCGCGACGTCACGCCGGTCCAGCGTGACGAGAACGCGGATCACGCGCTCGCCGAATCAAACGTCGTACGCGGTCTTGCGACAATCGATGAGTGGTTGGGTGCGGCACTTGCCTTGAGTACGAATGCGATCAACGGCGAGCATCTCGCGGTGCCGCTGGAAGCAGACGATGGCGCGATCATCGGCGCCACCCTTGTTGGCGATGTGAGTGTAATGCTCATGCACTGA
- a CDS encoding HdeD family acid-resistance protein yields the protein MKGVTFIVSAGLVLMGGEHGNFILSMIFGTLFLADGMLQMISAGLVRYRTWKIAIGAGALEIAIAIFFYQPYPDYYAGTIAYCVAFGLLFGGWNMTLLAVRVRRMATNPVVADEKRTKHKVESETTVATANAATNEITPDRLILPTSNSFDGPPEPLEHALTIHVWTPVGSAKTQARRQPVIDRYIAAVDKNGAISTGHAALESSEGVYISLYPAVEIERSPDEFSRILRATRDNDVPGLFQPDYATESKAWCPSTRQVRIRNYDPERLERFWAEYRRTTTYNLTYRNCSSTVAKALEAAIEGASTRAWGTKGGWKPLLRIAATPELWVAAQVRKRAATMAWTPGLTLDYARALSMLADPRPSGWVKMARSALSTMHESRKRWRAEKAAARNIDDTGAMPVHATECADSGAPD from the coding sequence GTGAAGGGCGTGACCTTCATTGTGTCCGCTGGGCTCGTGCTGATGGGGGGAGAGCACGGCAATTTCATCCTGTCGATGATATTCGGCACACTGTTTCTCGCGGACGGCATGCTCCAGATGATTTCCGCAGGACTCGTGCGCTACCGAACGTGGAAGATTGCTATCGGAGCCGGCGCGCTGGAGATCGCCATTGCCATCTTCTTCTATCAGCCCTACCCCGATTACTACGCGGGGACCATCGCATACTGTGTCGCATTCGGATTGCTGTTCGGCGGCTGGAACATGACCCTGCTCGCGGTGCGCGTGCGCCGCATGGCGACTAACCCCGTGGTAGCCGACGAAAAGCGGACGAAACACAAGGTCGAGTCGGAGACGACTGTCGCGACGGCGAATGCGGCGACGAACGAGATCACGCCAGACAGACTGATCCTGCCAACGTCGAATTCATTCGACGGCCCCCCGGAACCGCTCGAACACGCTTTGACAATACACGTGTGGACACCGGTCGGTTCAGCGAAAACACAGGCGCGGCGGCAGCCTGTCATTGACCGCTATATTGCCGCAGTCGACAAAAACGGCGCCATCTCGACGGGCCATGCCGCGCTCGAATCGAGCGAGGGCGTTTATATCAGCCTGTACCCTGCCGTTGAAATCGAGCGGTCACCCGACGAGTTCTCGCGCATTCTGCGTGCAACGCGCGACAACGACGTGCCCGGCTTGTTCCAGCCGGACTACGCGACGGAATCGAAAGCATGGTGTCCCTCCACGCGGCAAGTGCGCATACGCAATTATGATCCGGAGCGGCTGGAACGCTTTTGGGCCGAATATCGCCGCACCACGACCTATAACCTGACGTACCGCAATTGCTCGAGCACGGTCGCAAAGGCACTCGAGGCCGCGATCGAGGGAGCATCAACTCGCGCCTGGGGAACGAAGGGAGGCTGGAAGCCGTTGCTGCGCATCGCCGCGACTCCCGAACTGTGGGTGGCGGCACAAGTAAGAAAGCGCGCGGCGACGATGGCATGGACGCCTGGGCTGACGCTGGACTATGCGCGTGCGCTTAGCATGTTGGCGGACCCACGGCCTTCCGGATGGGTAAAGATGGCGCGTAGCGCGCTGAGCACCATGCACGAATCGCGCAAGCGTTGGCGTGCCGAGAAAGCGGCTGCGCGCAACATCGACGACACGGGCGCGATGCCGGTTCACGCGACAGAGTGTGCAGATAGTGGCGCGCCGGATTAA
- a CDS encoding DUF3047 domain-containing protein → MPLISIHQARKRTARPVWLAVCVALLLLPAALVAQEEKPGIAFSSIEPGESLPAGWKNLPVAHGKRVTQYTLVRDGDTTVLQADANRSASALMHEGNIDLVRTPVVAWRWKAKGPIEGADNRVGSKEDAPARLVFLFDGDKSKLSFFDRAKMDLAKRLSGEELPYATLMYVWSTSAAPGTVIANPHTNRVQMIVVSGLSGDAGHWQTLHRNIVQDYERVFHEPPGRISGYGLLTDTDNTGTTTRAWYGDVEFLPGPR, encoded by the coding sequence ATGCCTCTTATCTCGATCCATCAAGCGCGGAAACGAACAGCCCGGCCAGTCTGGCTCGCCGTGTGCGTCGCGCTCCTACTGTTGCCGGCAGCCCTCGTTGCCCAGGAAGAAAAACCGGGTATTGCCTTTTCCTCGATCGAGCCCGGCGAATCACTTCCTGCAGGCTGGAAGAACCTGCCGGTTGCGCACGGCAAGCGCGTGACGCAATACACGCTTGTTCGCGACGGCGACACCACCGTCCTGCAGGCGGACGCGAACCGCTCTGCTTCGGCGCTCATGCACGAGGGTAATATCGACCTCGTCCGCACACCTGTCGTAGCGTGGCGCTGGAAAGCAAAAGGACCGATCGAGGGCGCCGACAACCGCGTCGGATCAAAGGAAGACGCGCCAGCGCGACTGGTGTTCTTATTTGACGGCGACAAAAGCAAGCTATCGTTTTTTGACAGGGCCAAGATGGACCTTGCAAAGCGCTTGAGTGGCGAAGAACTGCCCTATGCCACGCTGATGTATGTCTGGTCAACCAGCGCTGCGCCAGGCACCGTCATTGCCAATCCTCACACGAACCGCGTACAGATGATCGTGGTCTCTGGTCTGTCCGGCGATGCGGGTCACTGGCAAACCCTGCACCGCAATATCGTGCAAGACTACGAGCGCGTCTTTCACGAACCGCCTGGACGAATCAGCGGCTACGGGCTGCTGACAGATACCGATAATACCGGTACTACTACGCGCGCCTGGTACGGAGACGTCGAGTTCCTGCCCGGGCCTCGATAA
- a CDS encoding YciI family protein, with product MKYLGLAYFNPEKFAAMASDDVKELVSQCPALDEKMRATGKVLVSASLGDLDNWKTLRPRNGKTHVTDGPYTESKEVVGGLFIIEADSREEALRIASMHPAATLGEEGGWAVELIPMDFYLAR from the coding sequence ATGAAATACCTCGGCCTGGCCTATTTCAATCCCGAAAAATTCGCCGCGATGGCGTCAGACGATGTCAAGGAACTGGTGAGCCAATGCCCTGCATTGGACGAGAAGATGCGCGCTACCGGCAAGGTTCTCGTTTCCGCGTCGCTTGGCGATCTGGACAACTGGAAGACGCTTCGCCCGCGCAATGGCAAGACGCACGTCACCGATGGGCCTTACACCGAGTCGAAGGAAGTCGTCGGGGGCCTGTTCATCATCGAAGCGGATAGCCGTGAAGAGGCGTTGCGCATCGCGTCCATGCACCCGGCCGCCACGCTGGGCGAAGAAGGTGGATGGGCCGTCGAGCTTATCCCCATGGATTTCTACCTGGCCCGATAA